The Megalobrama amblycephala isolate DHTTF-2021 linkage group LG13, ASM1881202v1, whole genome shotgun sequence genome contains a region encoding:
- the LOC125243063 gene encoding uncharacterized protein LOC125243063 isoform X1 codes for MMGSFQPSYFQILYVLISALLDCEAQTDRPCKQVYQLDINYVQGDVMSISCLTTSHALDSLTVKLRRTYPTKDILMSSDTSDTPASEHQRWSVRNDAGNVTLYLKDLSLSDDGLYDCQVYNGLDCLKATRFNLSVKKCKILNPVHATAYTSVLLPCSEHSLQNRPDRVTWKIITGQQSTEITQYRPPHKPSNSTERVPRPLYERARILRNGSLFIRDAVNTDGSWYQCRVSEKTCYELKLVMKVVTKRPCKQVHQLNINYVEGDNMSISYLTTTHPLESLTVKIHRTDLVQHILMFSDTSPASEHQRWSVRNDSGSVTLYLKDISLSDQGRYECQVYKDLDCLKTTLINLRVRECKTLDTVHATPDSSVLLPCSEHPLQNRTDQVTWKIFHGHQSTEIAQYRPPNKPSNSTERDTRPLYERARILGNGSLFIRDAVNTDGSWYQCRVSEKTCYEVKLVMKVITDAPTPADSPAAVTINLIAVVMITIVSLSVFITLIVGATLYFKKGRIKINNQIELDCWSSVSYSGVSGEFDVPFNSLVL; via the exons ATGATGGGGAGTTTTCAGCCTTCATATTTCCAGATTCTATATGTATTAATATCAGCTTTATTAGATTGCGAAG ctcagacagacagaccctGCAAGCAGGTTTATCAGTTGGACATAAATTATGTTCAGGGTGATGTTATGTCTATTTCTTGTCTAACCACAAGCCACGCACTGGATTCTCTAACAGTGAAACTACGCAGAACTTACCCAACTAAGGACATCCTAATGTCTTCAGACACTTCAGACACTCCAGCGTCAGAGCATCAGAGATGGTCTGTGAGAAATGATGCTGGAAATGTTACACTTTACCTGAAAGACCTCAGTTTATCTGATGATGGCCTTTATGACTGTCAGGTCTACAATGGTTTGGACTGCCTTAAAGCTACTCGATTTAACCTGAGTGTCAAAA AGTGTAAAATTTTGAACCCTGTTCATGCAACGGCATATACTTCAGTGTTGCTGCCATGCTCTGAACATTCACTGCAAAACAGACCTGATCGAGTTACTTGGAAAATCATTACTGGTCAACAATCAACAGAAATAACCCAATATCGCCCTCCACACAAGCCCTCAAACAGCACAGAGAGAGTCCCGAGGCCTCTGTATGAGAGAGCCAGAATACTAAGGAATGGATCTCTGTTTATAAGGGATGCAGTAAACACTGATGGATCATGGTATCAGTGCAGAGTGAGTGAAAAAACCTGCTATGAGTTGAAGCTGGTGATGAAAG TGGTGACAAAAAGACCCTGCAAGCAGGTCCATCAGTTGAACATAAATTATGTTGAGGGTGACAATATGTCTATTTCTTACCTAACCACAACCCACCCGCTGGAGTCTCTGACAGTGAAAATACACAGAACTGACCTGGTTCAACACATcctaatgttttcagacacctCTCCAGCATCAGAGCATCAGAGATGGTCTGTGAGAAATGATTCTGGTAGTGTTACACTTTACCTGAAAGACATCAGTTTATCTGATCAAGGCCGTTATGAATGTCAAGTCTACAAAGATTTGGACTGCCTTAAAACAACTCTTATTAACCTGAGAGTCAGAG AGTGTAAAACTTTGGACACTGTCCATGCGACTCCAGACTCTTCAGTGTTGCTGCCATGCTCTGAACATCCTCTACAAAACAGAACTGATCAAGTGACTTGGAAAATCTTTCATGGTCACCAATCAACAGAAATAGCCCAATACCGCCCTCCAAACAAGCCCTCAAACAGCACAGAGAGAGACACGAGGCCTCTGTATGAGAGAGCCAGAATACTAGGGAATGGATCTCTGTTTATAAGGGATGCAGTAAACACTGATGGATCATGGTATCAGTGCAGAGTGAGTGAAAAAACCTGCTATGAGGTGAAGCTGGTGATGAAAG TGATCACAGATGCTCCAACCCCAGCTGACAGTCCTGCAGCAGTCACAATTAATCTGATAGCAGTAGTGATGATCACAATAGTGTCTCTGAGTGTCTTCATAACACTGATCGTCGGTGCGACTCTTTATTTCAAAAAAGGAAGGATCAAAATCAACAACCAAA TTGAATTGGACTGCTGGTCTTCTGTATCTTATTCTGGAGTTTCTGGAG AGTTTGATGTCCCGTTCAATTCTTTAGTTCTTTAA
- the LOC125243063 gene encoding uncharacterized protein LOC125243063 isoform X2, whose protein sequence is MSISCLTTSHALDSLTVKLRRTYPTKDILMSSDTSDTPASEHQRWSVRNDAGNVTLYLKDLSLSDDGLYDCQVYNGLDCLKATRFNLSVKKCKILNPVHATAYTSVLLPCSEHSLQNRPDRVTWKIITGQQSTEITQYRPPHKPSNSTERVPRPLYERARILRNGSLFIRDAVNTDGSWYQCRVSEKTCYELKLVMKVVTKRPCKQVHQLNINYVEGDNMSISYLTTTHPLESLTVKIHRTDLVQHILMFSDTSPASEHQRWSVRNDSGSVTLYLKDISLSDQGRYECQVYKDLDCLKTTLINLRVRECKTLDTVHATPDSSVLLPCSEHPLQNRTDQVTWKIFHGHQSTEIAQYRPPNKPSNSTERDTRPLYERARILGNGSLFIRDAVNTDGSWYQCRVSEKTCYEVKLVMKVITDAPTPADSPAAVTINLIAVVMITIVSLSVFITLIVGATLYFKKGRIKINNQIELDCWSSVSYSGVSGEFDVPFNSLVL, encoded by the exons ATGTCTATTTCTTGTCTAACCACAAGCCACGCACTGGATTCTCTAACAGTGAAACTACGCAGAACTTACCCAACTAAGGACATCCTAATGTCTTCAGACACTTCAGACACTCCAGCGTCAGAGCATCAGAGATGGTCTGTGAGAAATGATGCTGGAAATGTTACACTTTACCTGAAAGACCTCAGTTTATCTGATGATGGCCTTTATGACTGTCAGGTCTACAATGGTTTGGACTGCCTTAAAGCTACTCGATTTAACCTGAGTGTCAAAA AGTGTAAAATTTTGAACCCTGTTCATGCAACGGCATATACTTCAGTGTTGCTGCCATGCTCTGAACATTCACTGCAAAACAGACCTGATCGAGTTACTTGGAAAATCATTACTGGTCAACAATCAACAGAAATAACCCAATATCGCCCTCCACACAAGCCCTCAAACAGCACAGAGAGAGTCCCGAGGCCTCTGTATGAGAGAGCCAGAATACTAAGGAATGGATCTCTGTTTATAAGGGATGCAGTAAACACTGATGGATCATGGTATCAGTGCAGAGTGAGTGAAAAAACCTGCTATGAGTTGAAGCTGGTGATGAAAG TGGTGACAAAAAGACCCTGCAAGCAGGTCCATCAGTTGAACATAAATTATGTTGAGGGTGACAATATGTCTATTTCTTACCTAACCACAACCCACCCGCTGGAGTCTCTGACAGTGAAAATACACAGAACTGACCTGGTTCAACACATcctaatgttttcagacacctCTCCAGCATCAGAGCATCAGAGATGGTCTGTGAGAAATGATTCTGGTAGTGTTACACTTTACCTGAAAGACATCAGTTTATCTGATCAAGGCCGTTATGAATGTCAAGTCTACAAAGATTTGGACTGCCTTAAAACAACTCTTATTAACCTGAGAGTCAGAG AGTGTAAAACTTTGGACACTGTCCATGCGACTCCAGACTCTTCAGTGTTGCTGCCATGCTCTGAACATCCTCTACAAAACAGAACTGATCAAGTGACTTGGAAAATCTTTCATGGTCACCAATCAACAGAAATAGCCCAATACCGCCCTCCAAACAAGCCCTCAAACAGCACAGAGAGAGACACGAGGCCTCTGTATGAGAGAGCCAGAATACTAGGGAATGGATCTCTGTTTATAAGGGATGCAGTAAACACTGATGGATCATGGTATCAGTGCAGAGTGAGTGAAAAAACCTGCTATGAGGTGAAGCTGGTGATGAAAG TGATCACAGATGCTCCAACCCCAGCTGACAGTCCTGCAGCAGTCACAATTAATCTGATAGCAGTAGTGATGATCACAATAGTGTCTCTGAGTGTCTTCATAACACTGATCGTCGGTGCGACTCTTTATTTCAAAAAAGGAAGGATCAAAATCAACAACCAAA TTGAATTGGACTGCTGGTCTTCTGTATCTTATTCTGGAGTTTCTGGAG AGTTTGATGTCCCGTTCAATTCTTTAGTTCTTTAA